A stretch of Desulfuromonas acetexigens DNA encodes these proteins:
- a CDS encoding rod shape-determining protein → MSHFLDPILDHFADDLAVDLGSAFTRIWRKGRGLVLAEPSLIALTASGEILAVGEKAKALWGWEPRGVRVTAPLRGGAVTDPPAAAAMLEAFFAKLPRFLPGRHRRAVLGLPTQATAAERRQAKDLFHRVGIQEVYFIDTPLAAAIGADLPIDEPAGQLLVNIGADLTEVVLVAAGAIQHQHSLHIGGAALDQAISDHLERTRELRIAPPTAEAMKIALGRCGGTAPCRSLRIRGRNPRKGTAQEAVVDAEEIAAALQAPLDELLAAIAAAIGKIPADATIDHLDRAVLLAGGGSLLPGFAERLAQHIDLPVARVPQPLAGSVLGAARVLDYLSVLRRLEKHD, encoded by the coding sequence ATGTCCCACTTTCTCGACCCGATTCTCGATCACTTTGCCGACGACCTCGCCGTCGATCTCGGCAGCGCCTTCACCCGCATCTGGCGCAAGGGCCGGGGGCTGGTCTTGGCCGAACCCTCGCTGATCGCCCTGACGGCGTCGGGAGAAATCCTGGCCGTGGGGGAAAAAGCCAAGGCCCTCTGGGGCTGGGAACCCCGGGGCGTGCGCGTGACCGCCCCGCTGCGCGGCGGCGCGGTGACCGACCCGCCGGCAGCGGCCGCGATGCTCGAAGCCTTCTTCGCCAAGCTGCCGCGTTTTCTGCCGGGTCGCCACCGGCGGGCGGTGCTGGGCCTGCCCACCCAAGCCACGGCGGCGGAGCGGCGACAGGCCAAGGATCTCTTCCATAGGGTGGGGATTCAAGAGGTCTACTTCATCGACACGCCCCTGGCCGCCGCCATCGGCGCCGATTTGCCCATCGACGAACCGGCGGGACAGTTGCTGGTGAATATCGGCGCCGACCTGACGGAAGTCGTACTGGTCGCCGCCGGCGCCATCCAGCATCAGCACAGCCTGCACATCGGCGGCGCGGCCCTGGATCAAGCCATCAGCGACCACCTGGAGCGCACGCGCGAGCTGCGCATTGCCCCGCCGACGGCCGAAGCGATGAAGATAGCCCTGGGCCGTTGCGGGGGCACAGCCCCTTGCCGCAGCCTGCGCATTCGCGGCCGAAACCCTCGAAAGGGCACGGCGCAAGAGGCTGTCGTCGACGCCGAGGAAATCGCCGCCGCCCTGCAAGCCCCCCTCGACGAATTGCTCGCCGCCATCGCCGCCGCCATCGGGAAAATCCCTGCGGACGCCACCATCGACCATCTCGACCGCGCTGTCCTTCTGGCCGGAGGCGGCTCCCTCCTGCCGGGATTCGCCGAACGCCTCGCCCAACACATCGACCTGCCCGTCGCCCGCGTCCCCCAACCCCTCGCCGGCAGCGTCCTCGGCGCGGCCCGGGTCCTCGACTATCTCAGCGTCCTCCGCCGCCTGGAAAAACACGACTGA
- a CDS encoding YbfB/YjiJ family MFS transporter, whose protein sequence is MKRPLPFHYAWIIALCGALTLFCCFGLARFSFGMLLPAMRADLGFGYDRMGFVSTGNFVGYLISVGLAPLVLRRVKPRLLVSLALALIALALLGISQSSSFAVIVGLYALVGVGGGFANIPIMVLVSHWFRRERRGRAAGLMVAGNGVGIILSGFLIPWLNDVLGANGWRAGWLILGGIILLLALVVGLLLRNDPADLGLEPVGRIQAPREAELIPHEAPGAGRVLAQLGLLYAIFGATYLIYGTFIVTTLVEEYAFGEGTAGLFWSWVGFFAIFSGVSFGALSDHIGRKWGLMAVFILQTAAYGLAGSGFGPWAMFVSVVLYGLGMFAIPTIMAAAVGDYLGLSRAAAAFSLLTFCFAIGQTLGPSGAGMLGQALGGFAPAYLLSAASTALAALLTGLLPKPAEPH, encoded by the coding sequence ATGAAACGCCCCCTTCCCTTCCACTACGCCTGGATCATCGCCCTCTGTGGCGCGCTGACGCTCTTTTGCTGTTTCGGGCTGGCGCGCTTTTCCTTCGGCATGCTGCTGCCGGCCATGCGCGCCGATCTCGGCTTCGGCTATGACCGCATGGGCTTCGTCAGCACCGGCAACTTCGTCGGCTACCTGATTTCGGTGGGGCTGGCGCCGCTGGTGCTGCGCCGGGTCAAGCCGCGCCTGCTCGTTTCCCTGGCCCTGGCCTTGATCGCCCTGGCCCTGCTCGGCATCAGCCAGAGCAGCAGTTTCGCCGTCATCGTCGGGCTTTACGCTCTGGTCGGTGTCGGCGGCGGCTTCGCCAATATCCCGATCATGGTCCTCGTTTCCCACTGGTTCCGGCGCGAACGGCGCGGGCGGGCGGCGGGGCTGATGGTCGCCGGCAACGGCGTCGGCATCATCCTCTCCGGCTTCCTCATCCCCTGGCTCAATGATGTGCTGGGCGCCAACGGCTGGCGCGCCGGCTGGCTGATCCTCGGCGGCATCATCCTGCTGCTGGCCCTGGTGGTCGGGCTGCTCCTGCGCAACGACCCGGCCGATCTCGGCCTGGAGCCGGTCGGCCGCATTCAGGCGCCGCGCGAGGCTGAGCTGATACCCCACGAAGCGCCGGGGGCGGGGCGGGTGCTGGCGCAGCTCGGGCTGCTTTACGCGATCTTCGGCGCCACCTATCTGATCTACGGCACCTTCATCGTCACGACGTTGGTGGAGGAATATGCTTTCGGCGAGGGGACGGCGGGGCTCTTCTGGTCGTGGGTGGGATTTTTCGCGATCTTTTCCGGGGTGAGCTTCGGCGCCCTCTCCGACCACATCGGCCGAAAATGGGGGCTAATGGCGGTCTTCATCCTGCAAACGGCGGCCTACGGCCTGGCCGGATCGGGCTTCGGCCCCTGGGCGATGTTCGTCTCGGTGGTGCTGTACGGGCTGGGGATGTTCGCCATTCCGACCATCATGGCGGCGGCGGTGGGGGACTATCTCGGTCTGTCGCGAGCGGCGGCGGCCTTTTCCCTGCTCACCTTCTGCTTCGCCATCGGCCAGACCCTGGGGCCCTCCGGCGCCGGGATGCTCGGCCAGGCCCTCGGCGGCTTCGCCCCGGCCTACCTCCTCTCCGCCGCCTCCACCGCCCTGGCGGCCCTGCTGACCGGCCTGCTGCCGAAACCGGCGGAACCGCATTGA
- a CDS encoding pilus assembly protein: MKKRLCFLILLFSLSGATAVHAEDLDVYGAGSIEVKPNVLIIFDNSGSMAERDVAPSPYDRTKTYTGSYTPSKIYEEDDGDYDEFVTDLSHVTCADVNADLSQNGLALDARVRLNRNNAVCSNRGQDRRDLYQGNYLNWLTANPLRTRLDVAKEAVVNLLGATQDVDFGLMTFNFEEGGKLDRELGTNPTDLITAVNGIRATTWTPLAETLAEAGLYFAGKTSWFNKVNDRFITYTTPIQYRCQKNYVILMTDGEPTHDDSLKNKKYIDSSQPLLKDEGVADSLLDDVADYLRNTDLLPAMGQGDELFENQSVTTYTIGFKTAQPLLESTARRGGGEYFTAQNSAELENAFDSIIDSIQERNASFVAPVVPASSSNRAYAGDRIYLGLFKPKQSGRWQGNLKAYKLSTTGVILDANDQPATDANGMIKATAQSLWSAAPDGYNVDQGGAGAKLVTNDSRNIYTFITGNSTSLTHAANRFSVDNALITESLLDVSAALREGIITSVRAEDRDWPLGDIVHSGPAVQKIPFDSNADGVDDGSKSYIYVGANDGMLHAFDGDTGNELWAFIPPDQLPRLQKLLDDGHDYFVDGSVSFIERENSTLLMFGERRGGPYYYVLDITDPLQPVYKYAVNEAHLEQLDWDEDGEMEFVETGATLGQSWTLPREIKLKVGDEAQDLLLLTGGYDAVNQDNTESPAATDTAGRAIYAIAPDTGVVTGLNVNGALWPVMTHSILDAGPIDRDIDGIVDMIYAGDLGGNILALRDKDQTGVWEKHRLFDLPATLTVDGQTIKLGQKFMYAPEVGAAAFGEMLYIGTGDREDPTGTGFTDAIYAIPSTWINIGLGADVEYKTLAPADLVDVTTNKVQLGSEEEKAVVQAALTEKKGWYMRLNSPGEKIVSSPLLYNKVLYFTTYTPGTDTESFTDPCSSNLDRGVARLYAIDYMNGGGKFLIEGEPARSMDIGTSIPSAPAVVTTDDAVKIVVGVEGGVVTKDPPGGDDDDVLFKQFFWRQIR, encoded by the coding sequence ATGAAAAAAAGGCTTTGTTTTCTGATCCTGCTTTTCTCTCTAAGCGGTGCGACGGCTGTGCACGCCGAGGACCTCGACGTTTACGGCGCCGGTTCCATCGAGGTCAAACCGAATGTCCTGATCATTTTCGACAATTCCGGGTCGATGGCGGAGCGGGACGTGGCCCCGTCCCCTTACGACCGGACCAAGACCTACACCGGCAGCTATACGCCAAGCAAAATCTACGAGGAGGATGATGGCGACTACGACGAGTTCGTCACCGACTTGAGCCATGTCACCTGCGCCGACGTCAATGCCGACCTGTCTCAGAATGGCCTGGCCTTGGATGCCCGGGTCCGCCTGAACCGAAATAACGCCGTCTGCAGCAATCGCGGCCAGGATCGGCGCGATCTTTACCAGGGCAACTACCTCAACTGGCTTACCGCCAACCCTTTGCGCACCCGTCTGGACGTGGCCAAGGAAGCGGTGGTCAACCTGCTCGGCGCCACCCAGGATGTCGACTTCGGCCTGATGACCTTCAACTTCGAGGAGGGGGGCAAGCTCGACCGGGAACTGGGCACGAACCCGACCGATCTCATCACCGCCGTCAACGGCATCCGCGCCACCACCTGGACCCCCCTGGCGGAAACCCTGGCCGAGGCCGGTCTCTACTTCGCCGGGAAAACCAGCTGGTTCAACAAAGTCAATGATCGGTTCATCACCTACACCACCCCCATTCAATACCGCTGCCAGAAGAATTACGTCATCCTCATGACCGACGGCGAGCCGACCCACGACGACAGCCTGAAGAACAAAAAGTATATCGACAGCAGCCAGCCGCTGCTCAAGGACGAGGGGGTCGCGGACTCGCTCCTCGACGACGTCGCCGATTACCTGCGCAACACCGACCTGCTCCCGGCCATGGGACAGGGGGACGAGCTTTTCGAAAACCAGTCGGTCACCACCTATACCATCGGCTTCAAAACCGCCCAGCCCCTTCTGGAAAGTACCGCCCGGCGCGGCGGGGGAGAATATTTCACGGCCCAGAACTCCGCCGAACTGGAAAACGCCTTCGACAGCATCATCGACAGTATTCAGGAGCGCAACGCCTCCTTTGTCGCGCCGGTGGTGCCGGCGAGCAGCAGCAACCGCGCCTATGCCGGCGACCGGATCTATCTCGGCCTCTTCAAACCCAAGCAGAGCGGTCGCTGGCAAGGCAACCTCAAGGCCTACAAGCTCTCGACTACCGGCGTCATCCTCGACGCCAACGATCAGCCCGCGACCGACGCCAACGGCATGATCAAGGCGACGGCCCAATCCTTGTGGTCGGCGGCTCCCGACGGATACAATGTTGACCAAGGCGGGGCTGGGGCTAAATTGGTTACGAACGACAGCCGTAATATTTATACCTTCATCACCGGCAATTCCACCAGCCTGACCCACGCCGCCAACCGCTTCAGCGTGGACAATGCCCTTATTACCGAGAGTCTGCTCGATGTGAGCGCGGCCCTGCGTGAGGGCATCATCACCTCGGTCCGCGCCGAAGACCGGGATTGGCCGCTGGGCGACATCGTTCATTCGGGTCCGGCGGTGCAAAAAATCCCCTTCGATTCCAACGCGGACGGAGTTGACGACGGCAGCAAATCGTACATTTATGTCGGCGCCAATGACGGCATGCTGCACGCCTTCGACGGCGACACCGGCAACGAACTCTGGGCGTTTATTCCTCCCGATCAACTTCCCCGCTTGCAGAAGTTGCTCGACGACGGTCACGACTATTTCGTCGACGGCTCGGTTTCGTTCATCGAGCGGGAAAACAGTACCCTGCTCATGTTCGGCGAACGCCGGGGCGGCCCATACTATTATGTCCTCGACATCACCGACCCCCTGCAACCCGTCTACAAATACGCCGTCAATGAAGCACACCTGGAACAGTTGGACTGGGATGAAGACGGCGAAATGGAATTCGTAGAGACCGGAGCCACCCTGGGGCAGTCGTGGACGCTTCCCCGGGAGATCAAACTGAAGGTCGGTGATGAGGCCCAGGATCTGCTGCTGCTGACCGGCGGCTACGACGCCGTGAATCAGGACAATACGGAATCGCCCGCCGCGACGGATACGGCCGGTCGCGCCATTTACGCCATCGCCCCCGACACCGGGGTGGTGACCGGCCTGAACGTCAATGGGGCCCTCTGGCCGGTCATGACCCACAGCATCCTCGATGCCGGCCCCATCGACCGGGACATCGACGGTATTGTCGACATGATCTATGCCGGCGACCTGGGGGGCAATATTCTGGCACTGCGCGACAAAGACCAAACAGGAGTCTGGGAAAAACATCGGCTCTTCGATCTGCCCGCGACCCTGACGGTCGACGGCCAAACGATCAAACTCGGCCAAAAGTTCATGTACGCTCCGGAAGTGGGAGCCGCGGCCTTCGGCGAAATGCTCTACATCGGCACCGGCGACCGGGAAGACCCCACCGGCACCGGCTTTACCGATGCGATTTACGCCATACCCAGCACCTGGATCAATATCGGCCTCGGCGCCGATGTCGAATACAAGACGCTGGCCCCGGCCGATCTGGTCGACGTTACGACCAACAAGGTTCAACTCGGCAGCGAAGAAGAAAAGGCCGTCGTCCAGGCCGCCCTGACGGAAAAAAAAGGCTGGTACATGCGCCTGAACAGCCCGGGGGAGAAAATCGTCTCGTCGCCGCTTCTTTATAACAAGGTGCTTTATTTCACGACCTACACCCCCGGCACCGACACCGAAAGCTTCACCGACCCCTGCAGCAGCAACCTGGATCGCGGTGTGGCCCGGCTCTACGCCATCGACTACATGAACGGCGGGGGAAAGTTCCTGATTGAAGGTGAACCGGCCCGCTCAATGGATATCGGAACCTCCATCCCCTCGGCACCGGCAGTCGTCACCACCGATGATGCCGTTAAAATCGTGGTTGGCGTCGAGGGCGGCGTCGTCACAAAAGATCCGCCCGGTGGCGACGACGATGATGTTCTATTCAAACAATTCTTCTGGCGACAGATTCGCTGA
- a CDS encoding type IV pilus modification PilV family protein gives MKRRFSPLNNGQGYSLIELLVGLVIFTIATMAILTMVITAIRGNSKSQTMTEARLLAQEKLEILLNTPVDTLINLDACPGDADPRSDLACTYECEPVDCDYYRALGPGDPEKPDHVWITITSDAHNFSLKTLVRE, from the coding sequence GTGAAGCGAAGATTTTCACCCTTAAATAACGGTCAAGGGTATTCCCTCATCGAACTGCTGGTTGGCTTGGTGATTTTCACCATCGCGACCATGGCGATTCTGACCATGGTCATAACCGCGATTCGCGGCAACTCCAAATCGCAGACCATGACGGAAGCCCGCCTTCTCGCCCAGGAAAAACTGGAAATCCTGCTGAATACCCCGGTCGACACCCTGATCAATCTCGACGCCTGCCCCGGGGATGCCGACCCGAGAAGCGACCTTGCCTGCACCTATGAATGTGAACCCGTTGATTGCGACTATTATCGCGCCCTTGGACCTGGTGACCCGGAAAAACCGGACCATGTCTGGATTACGATTACCTCGGACGCACACAATTTTTCACTCAAGACGCTGGTTCGGGAATAA
- the rnk gene encoding nucleoside diphosphate kinase regulator: protein MARAKKEKPIYITEFDLERLERLLEQTGRGARTAKHLEALEDELSRAEVVEPKDIPANVITMNSRVLLKDLDSGEDTEYTLCFPAEANPAERRVSILAPVGTALIGYRTGDTITWQVPGGARRFKVGKILYQPEAAGDFHR, encoded by the coding sequence ATGGCCCGAGCCAAAAAGGAAAAACCGATCTACATTACCGAATTCGATCTCGAACGTCTGGAGCGACTGCTGGAACAGACCGGGCGCGGCGCCCGCACCGCCAAGCACTTAGAGGCGCTGGAGGACGAACTGAGCCGGGCCGAAGTGGTCGAGCCCAAGGATATTCCCGCCAACGTCATCACCATGAACTCGCGGGTGCTGCTCAAGGATCTCGACAGCGGCGAGGATACGGAGTACACCCTCTGCTTTCCCGCCGAGGCCAATCCCGCCGAACGCCGGGTCTCCATCCTCGCTCCGGTCGGCACCGCGCTGATCGGCTACCGCACCGGCGACACCATCACCTGGCAAGTCCCCGGCGGCGCCCGCCGCTTCAAGGTCGGCAAGATCCTCTATCAACCCGAGGCGGCGGGGGATTTTCATCGATAA
- a CDS encoding PilW family protein, which translates to MGQKGITLIELIVVMAIAGIIGWLVVSTFINLNDTLSDQDKTVDLQSAGRETIDKMVRVLREAGLNPREDEDINGIEEATATKLRVVLDSNLSGGIEEGEEERVTFEFVNGSLRRCYDEDEEETPSCANWVIMSDSISDLDTGGFYLPDGTNKPFRYFDADNADLGEPDADPDLLEEIKAIEVRLEMSDDKVKQRGDINRVFTTTVRGRNL; encoded by the coding sequence ATGGGCCAAAAAGGAATCACCCTGATCGAATTGATTGTCGTCATGGCCATTGCCGGGATCATCGGCTGGCTTGTCGTCTCCACCTTCATCAACCTGAACGACACACTTTCCGATCAGGACAAGACCGTTGACCTGCAATCCGCCGGTCGCGAAACCATTGACAAGATGGTGCGAGTGCTCCGCGAGGCGGGACTGAATCCGCGGGAGGATGAGGACATCAACGGGATCGAAGAAGCGACGGCCACCAAATTGCGGGTGGTGCTGGACAGTAATCTGAGCGGGGGAATCGAAGAGGGTGAAGAAGAACGGGTTACCTTCGAATTCGTTAACGGCTCGTTGCGGCGGTGTTATGACGAAGACGAGGAGGAAACCCCTTCGTGCGCCAACTGGGTCATTATGAGCGATAGCATTTCGGACCTTGATACCGGCGGATTTTACCTCCCTGATGGAACAAACAAACCGTTCCGGTATTTTGACGCCGACAATGCCGACTTGGGCGAACCGGATGCCGACCCGGATCTACTTGAAGAAATCAAGGCGATTGAAGTTCGTCTGGAAATGAGCGATGACAAAGTCAAACAGCGCGGCGACATCAACCGCGTATTTACCACGACCGTACGGGGACGAAATCTATGA